A genomic window from Vigna radiata var. radiata cultivar VC1973A chromosome 2, Vradiata_ver6, whole genome shotgun sequence includes:
- the LOC106753353 gene encoding uncharacterized protein LOC106753353 — protein sequence MDIFKQLEIKIPFSEALQQMPAYAKFMKELLTKTRKYIEEETIEVQGNCSAIIQKLLPPKFKDSGSFTIPCTIGKLAIGKALIDLGASINLMPLSLFKKIGELELKTTRMTLQLADRSIKYPHGVVEDVLVQVDKFVFPVDFVIMEMEADVDVPLILRRPFMKTTRVLIDVDDGKLKVRVQDEEVNFNVFEAMSHPSDEGECFKVDVLDEVCTRVGREIHISSPLMKTLIDARESLNEAEERILEDCLTKLDVLREIPPHEKQMEDLKTHDSIEEKKVELKMLPSHLKLKQSGLCAFWYVGAWSS from the exons ATGGATATTTTCAAGCAATTGGAAATCAAAATACCTTTCTCAGAAGCACTTCAACAAATGCCGGCCTATGCAAAGTTCATGAAGGAACTCCTCACCAAAACGAGAAAATACATTGAGGAGGAAACTATTGAAGTGCAAGGCAATTGTAGTGCCATTATTCAGAAGCTTCTTCCCCCAAAATTCAAAGATTCGGGCAGTTTCACCATCCCTTGCACCATAGGGAAGCTTGCCATTGGGAAGGCCTTGATTGACTTGGGAGCTAGTATCAATTTGATGCCCCTTTCCTTATTCAAGAAGATTGGAGAACTAGAACTCAAGACAACTcggatgactcttcaattggCTGATAGATCTATCAAATACCCACATGGTGTTGTAGAGGATGTTCTTGTGCAAGTTGACAAATTTGTGTTCCCGGTGGATTTTGTCATCATGGAGATGGAAGCGGATGTGGATGTGCCTCTTATCCTTAGAAGGCCATTTATGAAGACGACAAGAGTACtcattgatgttgatgatggcaAGCTCAAAGTGAGAGTCCAAGATGAGGAGGTGAATTTTAATGTCTTTGAAGCCATGTCCCACCCCAGTGATGAGGGAGAATGTTTTAAAGTTGATGTTCTTGATGAAGTGTGCACTAGAGTGGGAAGGGAAATTCATATCTCTTCTCCTCTTATGAAAACCCTCATTGATGCACGTGAGTCTCTCAATGAAGCAGAAGAGAGAATTCTTGAAGACTGTTTGACAAAGCTGGATGTGTTGAGGGAGATCCCACCTCATGAGAAACAAATGGAAGATTTGAAGACCCATGATAgtattgaagagaagaaggtggAGCTGAAAATGTTACCCTCTCACCTAAA GCTCAAGCAAAGTGGTTTATGTGCATTTTGGTATGTTGGTGCTTGGTCAAGCTGA
- the LOC106753369 gene encoding amino acid transporter AVT1H — MMLKSLWKSLISLQDKCVKKQKSEVDGSVSVHGEEDLVVLPVQCCNCCIEETKQCNCDHTHAAEDANIHAQRHANSNSSFTHAVINMVGMLVGLGQLSTPYAVVSGGWVSAFLLVGLGVMCAYSSHILGTCLRKNPKLRSFVDIGKHAFGSKGXLVAATIIYMEIFMSLVSYTISLHDNLNTVFLGTNLKXHFPXFSSSQFLTVVAVLIALPSLWIRDLSSISFLSTLGILMSLLIFLCVAATALLGHVRNNHAIPVLQLHNIPSVSGLYVFGYGGHIVFPELYTSMKDPSKFTKVSIMSFAVVTXIYTTLGFMGARMFGKDVKSQITLSMPAESIVTKVALWATVVAPMTKYALEFTPLAIQLEHALPSTMSXRSKMIIRGSVGSXSLLVILTLALSVPYFEHVLSLTGSLVSVAVCLILPCSFYLKTCWGQISNLVLLLNLFLITFGFLLALMGTISSSKLLLKSFQLHHSS; from the exons ATGATGTTGAAATCCTTATGGAAAAGCCTGATAAGCCTTCAAGATAAGTGTGTGAAGAAGCAAAAGAGTGAAGTTGATGGAAGTGTGTCAGTGCATGGTGAAGAAGACTTGGTCGTTTTGCCTGTGCAGTGTTGCAACTGTTGCATAGAAGAAACCAAACAATGCAATTGTGACCATACTCATGCAGCAGAAGACGCAAATATCCACGCTCAGCGTCATGCTAACTCCAACAGTTCCTTTACTCATGCTGTCATCAACATGGTGGGGATGCTCGTAG GTTTGGGGCAACTATCAACTCCATATGCAGTGGTAAGTGGAGGGTGGGTGTCTGCATTCTTGCTTGTAGGACTAGGTGTAATGTGTGCTTACAGTTCTCACATACTTGGAACATGCCTCAGAAAGAATCCAAAGTTAAGAAGCTTTGTGGATATTGGGAAACATGCNTTTGGATCAAAAGGAANGTTGGTGGCTGCAACAATCATCTACATGGAAATCTTCATGTCCCTTGTTTCCTACACCATCTCATTACATGATAATTTGAACACAGTCTTTCTGGGGACAAATCTCAAGNACCACTTCCCCANATTCTCTTCATCTCAGTTCCTAACAGTGGTGGCAGTTCTCATTGCCCTCCCTAGTTTGTGGATCAGAGACCTCTCTTCCATATCTTTCCTTTCAACACTTGGNATTCTCATGTCTCTCCTCATTTTTCTCTGTGTAGCTGCCACTGCACTTTTAGGACATGTCCGAAACAATCATGCCATACCTGTCCTCCAACTCCATAATATTCCATCAGTATCTGGCCTTTACGTCTTTGGCTATGGAGGACACATTGTTTTCCCCGAATTATACACATCCATGAAAGACCCTTCAAAATTTACCAAG GTTTCTATTATGAGCTTCGCAGTGGTTACGNCAATTTACACGACACTGGGGTTCATGGGTGCGAGGATGTTTGGTAAGGATGTAAAGTCTCAAATAACTCTGAGCATGCCAGCAGAGAGCATTGTGACAAAGGTTGCTCTGTGGGCAACCGTGGTGGCACCAATGACCAAATACGCGCTTGAATTCACACCATTGGCAATTCAACTAGAACATGCTCTTCCAAGCACCATGAGTGNCAGAAGCAAGATGATTATTAGGGGTTCCGTGGGTTCANTTTCACTTTTGGTCATACTAACCCTTGCTCTGTCGGTTCCATATTTTGAACATGTACTAAGTCTCACTGGTTCCCTTGTCAGTGTTGCCGTTTGTTTGATTCTGCCATGTTCTTTCTACTTGAAGACATGTTGGGGTCAAATATCAAACCTTGTCTTGCTCCTTAACCTCTTTCTCATCACATTTGGCTTTCTTCTTGCTCTCATGGGCACCATTTCCTCCTCAAAGTTGCTACTCAAAAGTTTTCAATTGCATCACTCAAGTTAA